The following coding sequences are from one Salvelinus sp. IW2-2015 unplaced genomic scaffold, ASM291031v2 Un_scaffold3862, whole genome shotgun sequence window:
- the LOC112076590 gene encoding vertnin-like, whose translation MIQRKDVVLSVLGQLQDATESSGLDALTRVALEVRQVLTPFTLPSSPCQESPSWAGIDGKAHSLYPADAPRGLLPLVCKGEGNLLFDAASMLLVGTTSLSLDLQVRTVVDMLLWKRYYLCGMIDSKVMLQAARFSLCAEESQDMLNLPLSVLEAIFDADVKASCFSGSYANMWHLYALSSVLQCNIYSVYPMYNLKIRPYFNRLIRPRSYPKDMDPITLHIMWSGELEGGSTSSRFRPIVFVALVQASDFQMGSPSTEKRVPPPLKTQELLKQDSHLSYSSLKDKYNITKSTFYRWRRQTQEHRKKSAARYEAKHFVQACYLEGKLMPLHQFKEFFPEISRSTYYAWKHELISSGGSFSTDEVSPGNSTEQESWSSPESKPRQEEEENQEVEPXPEHHDSVASMFGLNYNNDKVDGERAQNLALMQEAKKVLQNCISMNTXFPFRIFKRSFPGISRSTYYNWRREAMLFNRGYKARSSEDNSDVDKSSPTDGQSPIGGTESHGHXAAVFPRMKICRNNYKGFRLVFLHRKKLREAAKVKVWISRWPMSKFKVNYPSLSLCFYWMWRNGPSQNRKEKITHPSLSLEVNRPEDIMENNNAAMENVSGVTEIKTRGLTQDVTQDVLLLGGGPTEGLRGPSTMTFVTPPFDAPLPLPRSPLPLPNPTKMSTTTTTTDDQMFVMDLVALANFKAKAKLFLQKRFEEKSFPTFKEFRSXFPLTPRSTYYMWKRALHHGVPLVHG comes from the exons ATGATTCAGAGGAAGGATGTGGTTCTGTCAGTTCTAGGACAGCTGCAGGATGCTACAGAGAGCTCCGGCCTGGATGCCCTCACCAGGGTAGCTCTGGAGGTCCGCCAGGTCCTGACCCCCTTCACCCTGCCCTCCTCCCCTTGCCAGGAGTCCCCCAGCTGGGCAGGTATCGATGGCAAGGCCCATAGCCTGTACCCTGCTGACGCCCCCAGAGGCCTCCTACCTCTGGTCTGTAAGGGAGAAGGTAACCTGCTGTTTGATGCAGCCAGCATGCTGCTAGTGGGGACTACTAGTCTCAGTCTGGAYCTACAG GTGCGTACGGTGGTCGACATGCTGCTGTGGAAGAGGTACTACTTGTGTGGTATGATCGACTCTAAGGTGATGCTGCAGGCGGCCAGGTTTAGCTTGTGTGCCGAGGAGTCCCAGGACATGCTCAACCTCCCCTTGTCCGTCCTCGAGGCTATATTTGATGCCGATGTCAAAGCCTCCTGTTTCTCTGGCTCCTACGCCAACATGTGGCACCTCTAtgccctctcctctgtcctccagtgCAACATCTATTCTGTCTACCCCATGTACAACCTCAAGATACGACCCTACTTCAACCGCCTGATAAGACCCAGGTCCTACCCCAAAGACATGGACCCTATCACCTTGCACATTATGTGGTCTGGAGAGCTAGAGGGGGGCTCCACCAGCTCCAGATTTAGACCCATAGTCTTTGTAGCGTTAGTCCAGGCTAGCGACTTCCAGATGGGCAGTCCTAGCACCGAGAAGAGGGTCCCACCCCCATTGAAGACCCAGGAGCTTCTCAAGCAGGACTCCCACCTGTCCTACTCCAGTCTGAAGGACAAGTACAACATCACCAAGAGTACCTTCTACCGCTGGAGACGGCAGACACAGGAGCACCGCAAGAAATCAGCTGCCAG GTACGAGGCCAAGCACTTCGTCCAGGCGTGTTATCTGGAAGGGAAGCTTATGCCTCTGCACCAGTTTAAAGAGTTCTTCCCTGAGATCTCCCG GTCCACCTACTATGCCTGGAAGCACGAGCTGATCTCGTCCGGCGGTAGTTTCTCCACGGACGAGGTGAGTCCAGGGAACAGCACGGAGCAGGAGTCCTGGTCCTCCCCAGAGTCCAAGcccaggcaggaggaggaggagaaccaaGAGGTAGAGCCAGASCCAGAGCACCACGACAGCGTGGCCAGTATGTTCGGCCTGAACTACAACAATGATAAGGTGGACGGGGAACGGGCCCAGAACCTGGCGCTGATGCAGGAAGCCAAGAAAGTTCTTCAGAACTGCATCTCCATGAACACCTRGTTCCCCTTCAGGATCTTCAAGAGGAGCTTCCCTGGCATCTCCAG ATCCACTTACTACAACTGGAGAAGGGAAGCCATGCTGTTCAATAGAGGCTACAAGGCTAGGAGTAGTGAAGACAACTCTGATGTGGATAAGAGTAGTCCCACTGATGGTCAGTCCCCTATCGGGGGGACTGAGAGCCATGGTCATGRTGCTGCTGTCTTCCCCAGAATGAAGATCTGTAGAAACAACTACAAAGGGTTCAGGTTGGTGTTCCTACACAGGAAGAAGCTGAGAGAAGCAGCCAAGGTGAAGGTGTGGATTTCAAGATGGCCGATGTCCAAGTTCAAAGTGAACTACCCTTCCCTGTCACTCTGTTTCTATTGGATGTGGCGCAACGGCCCGAGTCAAAACAGGAAGGAGAAAATCACCCACCCGTCTCTGTCTCTAGAGGTGAACAGGCCTGAGGATATTATGGAGAACAACAACGCAGCAATGGAGAATGTTAGCGGCGTGACGGAGATAAAGACGAGGGGTCTGACTCAGGACGTGACTCAGGATGTGTTGTTGTTAGGGGGGGGTCCAACAGAGGGTCTGAGAGGCCCTTCCACAATGACTTTTGTGACACCCCCCTTCGATGCCCCCCTCCCTCTACCCAGGTCCCCCTTGCCCCTTCCCAACCCAACCAAgatgtccaccaccaccaccacaacagatGACCAGATGTTTGTGATGGATCTGGTGGCCCTGGCCAACTTCAAGGCCAAGGCCAAATTGTTCCTCCAGAAACGCTTCGAGGAGAAATCCTTCCCCACATTCAAAGAGTTCAGGTCCTWRTTCCCCCTGACTCCCCGCTCCACCTACTATATGTGGAAGAGAGCCCTGCATCACGGAGTGCCACTGGTACatggctga